From Numida meleagris isolate 19003 breed g44 Domestic line chromosome 4, NumMel1.0, whole genome shotgun sequence, the proteins below share one genomic window:
- the SMIM20 gene encoding small integral membrane protein 20, with protein sequence MAGMSRTLGIFGGFVAVVGAAFYPIYFRPLLLPEEYKREQSINRAGIVQENIQPPGLKVWSDPFGRK encoded by the exons ATGGCCGGGATGTCTCGCACGCTCGGCATCTTCGGCGGCTTCGTGGCCGTGGTGGGGGCCGCCTTCTACCCCATCTACTTCCggccgctgctgctgcccgaGGAGTACA agagaGAACAGTCAATAAACCGAGCTGGTATTGTTCAAGAGAATATCCAGCCTCCAG GGTTAAAAGTGTGGTCTGATCCATTTGGAAGAAAGTAA
- the SEL1L3 gene encoding protein sel-1 homolog 3 isoform X1 gives MRSPAEPRRVPPFLLLLFLMNFVPSFGKETLRTTAVTPQFEKNMDYVDFIHLNVLEKKVLNSSEVSVQYLCSKPCVINLEAVASSEFRTGVPVYRRRWKDEKNIYVRQTRQIHLKFPSIMVYRDDYIIRNSIIVHSVILYAWISHQSVSSYDVEQNESYQEAVAKNYTFLEAVPPFERPYKDHKVCLQWGADYLWMLQANKIPQCPHESDGVQILNFIYASSGEKTGIVKRFEQFENRELETVRQHQIDYPICCYPGNATTEIGHDHRNLNLPAHLCLAYKQGEPKKTNQFTVSIWLYLLHHCEKDLCGILYFIDPKEMYSTPAIFLNEEGYVHIQMHLIRGDDLAVKTSFSLPLKQWFRLDLSFKGGQIEVSSIGKNLKRQHHQSFTFREDFYYDDTAGYFVLGGSGYVNGIEAFFGPVKYYRLSVLETEQISNPLHDEETAEQIEHYYERCMDIQDIAYEYRHIVKKGQLAQRACYSENYYLEQLHKHGEKSTCEAFIWGKELREKYHTLFKLLQEMDFSAPDVSEEESDTVLEIGQRIFEKIAKNLSSADGLSNMGSSVPFLVDSSCCGYHKASYFLAVIFETGLGVSVDHTKGLLYSLVGAQGNERLAVMNLGYKHYQGINNYPLDLELSYAYYSNIAIKTSLDQHTIKGEQAFVETIRLMDDELLKAQTKENGDVFMWLKHEATRGNAAAQQRLAQMLFWGQQGVAKNPEAAIEWYAKGATETEDPVLIYDYAIVLFKGQGVKKNTKLALELMKKAAAKGLPQAVNGLGWYYHNFRRDYRKAAKHWLIAEELGNPDASYNLGVLYLDGIYPGVPGRNQTVAAQYFYKAAQGGHIEGTLRCSLYYITGNMEEFPRDPEKAVIWAKHIAEKNGYLGHVIRKALNAYLELSWHEALLHYVLAAETGIEVSQSNLAHICEERPDLARKYLAIDCVWRYYNFSVSQINAPSFVYLKMGDFYYYGYQNQSKDLELSVRMYAQAALEGDSQGFFNLALLIEEGNSIPSYILDHLEIDQALHSGNTSLLQELYYRCWNHSNQESISPCSLALLYFYVRVFWNNILQSTLIYFMGTFLLSILVAFAVHYFQTLSTSNSLGTRSEPSSAEPSSSGNSNEDTTRAVQQDESTLSNDLAQQELNPENPLVTS, from the exons ATGCGGTCCCCGGCCGAGCCCCGCCGCgtccctcctttcctcctcctcctcttcctgatG aattttgTACCATCATTTGGAAAGGAGACATTACGGACAACAGCGGTTACGCCacagtttgaaaaaaacatGGATTATGTGGACttcattcatttaaatgttttggaaaagaaagtcCTTAACAGTTCTGAGGTTTCCGTTCAGTATTTATGTTCTAAGCCTTGTGTAATTAATTTGGAGGCAGTAGCTTCCTCAGAGTTCAGGACTGGTGTACCAGTGTATAGAAGGAGGTGGAAGGATGAGAAGAACATTTACGTTCGTCAAACTCgacaaatacatttgaaatttcCAAGCATCATGGTTTACAGAGATGATTACATCATCAGAAACTCAATAATAGTGCACAGTGTGATATTATATGCATGGATTAGTCACCAGTCAGTTAGCAGCTATGATGTTGAGCAGAACGAAAGCTACCAGGAGGCAGTTGCCAAGAATTACACTTTTTTAGAAGCAGTTCCACCCTTTGAACGCCCGTATAAAGACCACAAAGTCTGTCTTCAGTGGGGTGCTGACTATTTGTGGATGCTTCAGGCAAACAAGATACCTCAGTGCCCTCATGAAAGCG ATGGTGTTCAGATTCTCAACTTCATATATGCTTCCAGTGGGGAGAAGACAGGAATTGTGAAGAGGTTTGAACAATTTGAAAATAGAGAACTTGAAACAGTCAGACAACATCAGATTGATTATCCAAT ATGCTGTTACCCTGGAAACGCTACCACAGAAATAGGACATGATCACAGGAACTTGAACTTGCCTGCTCATTTGTGTTTGGCCTATAAGCAAGGAGAGCCAAAGAAGACTAACCA GTTCACTGTTTCAATCTGGCTATATTTACTGCATCACTGTGAAAAGGATCTGTGTGGTATACTCTATTTTATTGATCCAAAAGAGATGTACAGCACTCCTGCTATATTTCTAAATGAGGAAG GTTATGTACATATTCAGATGCACCTCATTAGAGGAGATGACCTTGCAGTGAAAACAAGCTTCAGCCTTCCTCTGAAGCAATGGTTTCGACTGGATCTCTCTTTTAAGGGTGGTCAG atagaAGTGAGCAGCATTGGGAAGAATTTGAAAAGACAACATCACCAGTCTTTTAC TTTCAGGGAAGATTTCTACTATGATGACACTGCTGGATATTTTGTTCTTGGAGGCAGTGGATATGTAAATGGTATTGAAGCATTCTTTGGACCTGTGAAGTACTATCGTCTCAGTGTCTTGGAAACAGAACAG atttCTAACCCTCTGCATGATGAAGAAACAGCGGAACAAATTGAACACTACTACGAGAGATGTATGGACATTCAAGACATAGCTTATGAGTACAGGCATATTGTAAAGAAAGGCCAACTAGCACAAAGAGCTT GTTACTCTGAAAACTATTACTTAGAGCAGCTTCACAAACATGGAGAAAAGTCCACATGCGAAGCCTTCATATGGGGAAAAGAACTCAGGGAAAAGTACCACACCTTGTTCAAACTGTTGCAAGAGATGGATTTCAGTGCTCCAGATG TGTCGGAAGAGGAAAGTGATACAGTTCTAGAAATAGGCCAGAGAATATTTGAGAAGATTGCAAAGAATTTATCAAGTGCCGATGGCCTAAGCAATATGGGTTCCTCTGTCCCTTTCCTGGTGGACTCCAGTTGCTGTGGATACCATAAGGCTTCTTATTTCCTTGCAGTTATATTTGAAACAGGGCTTGGTGTGTCTGTGGATCATACGAAG GGACTGCTGTACAGTTTGGTTGGGGCTCAGGGGAATGAGAGACTTGCTGTGATGAATCTTGGCTATAAACATTACCAAGGCATTAATAACTATCCACTCGACTTGGAGCTGTCATATGCCTATTACAGTAACATTGCAATAAAGACATCCTTGGATCAACACACTATAAAAGGGGAACAG GCATTTGTTGAAACTATAAGGCTGATGGATGATGAGCTGCTTAAAGCTCAAACAAAAGAGAACGGTGATGTCTTTATGTGGTTAAAACATGAAGCAACAAGGGGAAATGCAGCTGCACAG caaCGATTGGCTCAGATGCTGTTTTGGGGCCAACAAGGAGTGGCAAAAAATCCTGAAGCGGCAATAGAATGGTATGCAAAGGgtgcaacagaaacagaagatcCAGTGTTAATATATGATTATGCTATTGTGTTGTTTAAG GGCCAAGGtgtgaaaaagaacacaaaacttGCTTTAGAACtgatgaagaaagcagcagccaag GGCTTGCCCCAAGCAGTGAATGGACTGGGATGGTATTACCACAATTTTAGAAGAGACTACAGAAAAGCGGCCAAACACTGGTTAATTGCTGAAGAACTGGGAAATCCAGATGCATCCTACAATCTTGGTGTCCTCTATTTAGATGGGATTTACCCTGGAGTACCCGGTAGAAATCAA ACAGTAGCTGCGCAATATTTCTATAAAGCTGCTCAAGGAGGACATATAGAAGGGACTTTACGATGTTCTCTGTACTACATCACGGGAAATATGGAAGAATTCCCCAGAGATCCAGAAAAAGCTGTAAT CTGGGCGAAGCATATTGCAGAGAAGAATGGTTACTTAGGTCATGTCATTAGAAAAGCACTCAATGCTTATTTGGAACTTTCATG GCATGAAGCTTTGCTGCATTATGTTCTAGCAGCTGAAACTGGTATTGAAGTGTCACAGTCAAATTTAGCACACATCTGTGAAGAAAGACCA gatCTAGCAAGGAAATACCTAGCAATTGATTGTGTTTGGAGATACTACAATTTCTCTGTGTCTCAAATCAACGCACCCTCATTTG tttatTTGAAGATGGGAGATTTCTACTACTATGGTTACCAGAACCAATCTAAAGACCTTGAGCTGTCAGTGCGGATGTATGCACAAGCTGCATTAGAGGGAGATTCACAG gGTTTCTTTAATTTGGCCCTTCTCATAGAAGAGGGCAATTCCATACCTTCCTACATTCTGGATCACTTGGAAATTGATCAGGCATTGCATTCTGGTAATACTTCACTTCTTCAGGAACTTTATTACAG GTGCTGGAATCATAGTAACCAAGAATCAATTAGCCCATGCTCATTAGCATTGCTTTATTTCTACGTGAGAGTTTTCTGGAACAATATTTTACAGTCTACTTTG ATATATTTCATGGGAACCTTTCTTCTATCAATTCTGGTTGCATTTGCAGTACACTATTTTCAGACTCTATCTA CCAGTAATTCTCTTGGAACAAGATCAGAACCATCATCGGCTGAACCTTCTTCCTCAGGAAACAGCAATGAAGATACTACAAGAGCAGTGCAACAAGATGAATCCACTTTATCAAATGATTTAGCGCAGCAGGAGTTAAACCCTGAGAATCCTCTTGTTACCAGCTGA
- the SEL1L3 gene encoding protein sel-1 homolog 3 isoform X2: MRSPAEPRRVPPFLLLLFLMNFVPSFGKETLRTTAVTPQFEKNMDYVDFIHLNVLEKKVLNSSEVSVQYLCSKPCVINLEAVASSEFRTGVPVYRRRWKDEKNIYVRQTRQIHLKFPSIMVYRDDYIIRNSIIVHSVILYAWISHQSVSSYDVEQNESYQEAVAKNYTFLEAVPPFERPYKDHKVCLQWGADYLWMLQANKIPQCPHESDGVQILNFIYASSGEKTGIVKRFEQFENRELETVRQHQIDYPMFTVSIWLYLLHHCEKDLCGILYFIDPKEMYSTPAIFLNEEGYVHIQMHLIRGDDLAVKTSFSLPLKQWFRLDLSFKGGQIEVSSIGKNLKRQHHQSFTFREDFYYDDTAGYFVLGGSGYVNGIEAFFGPVKYYRLSVLETEQISNPLHDEETAEQIEHYYERCMDIQDIAYEYRHIVKKGQLAQRACYSENYYLEQLHKHGEKSTCEAFIWGKELREKYHTLFKLLQEMDFSAPDVSEEESDTVLEIGQRIFEKIAKNLSSADGLSNMGSSVPFLVDSSCCGYHKASYFLAVIFETGLGVSVDHTKGLLYSLVGAQGNERLAVMNLGYKHYQGINNYPLDLELSYAYYSNIAIKTSLDQHTIKGEQAFVETIRLMDDELLKAQTKENGDVFMWLKHEATRGNAAAQQRLAQMLFWGQQGVAKNPEAAIEWYAKGATETEDPVLIYDYAIVLFKGQGVKKNTKLALELMKKAAAKGLPQAVNGLGWYYHNFRRDYRKAAKHWLIAEELGNPDASYNLGVLYLDGIYPGVPGRNQTVAAQYFYKAAQGGHIEGTLRCSLYYITGNMEEFPRDPEKAVIWAKHIAEKNGYLGHVIRKALNAYLELSWHEALLHYVLAAETGIEVSQSNLAHICEERPDLARKYLAIDCVWRYYNFSVSQINAPSFVYLKMGDFYYYGYQNQSKDLELSVRMYAQAALEGDSQGFFNLALLIEEGNSIPSYILDHLEIDQALHSGNTSLLQELYYRCWNHSNQESISPCSLALLYFYVRVFWNNILQSTLIYFMGTFLLSILVAFAVHYFQTLSTSNSLGTRSEPSSAEPSSSGNSNEDTTRAVQQDESTLSNDLAQQELNPENPLVTS; the protein is encoded by the exons ATGCGGTCCCCGGCCGAGCCCCGCCGCgtccctcctttcctcctcctcctcttcctgatG aattttgTACCATCATTTGGAAAGGAGACATTACGGACAACAGCGGTTACGCCacagtttgaaaaaaacatGGATTATGTGGACttcattcatttaaatgttttggaaaagaaagtcCTTAACAGTTCTGAGGTTTCCGTTCAGTATTTATGTTCTAAGCCTTGTGTAATTAATTTGGAGGCAGTAGCTTCCTCAGAGTTCAGGACTGGTGTACCAGTGTATAGAAGGAGGTGGAAGGATGAGAAGAACATTTACGTTCGTCAAACTCgacaaatacatttgaaatttcCAAGCATCATGGTTTACAGAGATGATTACATCATCAGAAACTCAATAATAGTGCACAGTGTGATATTATATGCATGGATTAGTCACCAGTCAGTTAGCAGCTATGATGTTGAGCAGAACGAAAGCTACCAGGAGGCAGTTGCCAAGAATTACACTTTTTTAGAAGCAGTTCCACCCTTTGAACGCCCGTATAAAGACCACAAAGTCTGTCTTCAGTGGGGTGCTGACTATTTGTGGATGCTTCAGGCAAACAAGATACCTCAGTGCCCTCATGAAAGCG ATGGTGTTCAGATTCTCAACTTCATATATGCTTCCAGTGGGGAGAAGACAGGAATTGTGAAGAGGTTTGAACAATTTGAAAATAGAGAACTTGAAACAGTCAGACAACATCAGATTGATTATCCAAT GTTCACTGTTTCAATCTGGCTATATTTACTGCATCACTGTGAAAAGGATCTGTGTGGTATACTCTATTTTATTGATCCAAAAGAGATGTACAGCACTCCTGCTATATTTCTAAATGAGGAAG GTTATGTACATATTCAGATGCACCTCATTAGAGGAGATGACCTTGCAGTGAAAACAAGCTTCAGCCTTCCTCTGAAGCAATGGTTTCGACTGGATCTCTCTTTTAAGGGTGGTCAG atagaAGTGAGCAGCATTGGGAAGAATTTGAAAAGACAACATCACCAGTCTTTTAC TTTCAGGGAAGATTTCTACTATGATGACACTGCTGGATATTTTGTTCTTGGAGGCAGTGGATATGTAAATGGTATTGAAGCATTCTTTGGACCTGTGAAGTACTATCGTCTCAGTGTCTTGGAAACAGAACAG atttCTAACCCTCTGCATGATGAAGAAACAGCGGAACAAATTGAACACTACTACGAGAGATGTATGGACATTCAAGACATAGCTTATGAGTACAGGCATATTGTAAAGAAAGGCCAACTAGCACAAAGAGCTT GTTACTCTGAAAACTATTACTTAGAGCAGCTTCACAAACATGGAGAAAAGTCCACATGCGAAGCCTTCATATGGGGAAAAGAACTCAGGGAAAAGTACCACACCTTGTTCAAACTGTTGCAAGAGATGGATTTCAGTGCTCCAGATG TGTCGGAAGAGGAAAGTGATACAGTTCTAGAAATAGGCCAGAGAATATTTGAGAAGATTGCAAAGAATTTATCAAGTGCCGATGGCCTAAGCAATATGGGTTCCTCTGTCCCTTTCCTGGTGGACTCCAGTTGCTGTGGATACCATAAGGCTTCTTATTTCCTTGCAGTTATATTTGAAACAGGGCTTGGTGTGTCTGTGGATCATACGAAG GGACTGCTGTACAGTTTGGTTGGGGCTCAGGGGAATGAGAGACTTGCTGTGATGAATCTTGGCTATAAACATTACCAAGGCATTAATAACTATCCACTCGACTTGGAGCTGTCATATGCCTATTACAGTAACATTGCAATAAAGACATCCTTGGATCAACACACTATAAAAGGGGAACAG GCATTTGTTGAAACTATAAGGCTGATGGATGATGAGCTGCTTAAAGCTCAAACAAAAGAGAACGGTGATGTCTTTATGTGGTTAAAACATGAAGCAACAAGGGGAAATGCAGCTGCACAG caaCGATTGGCTCAGATGCTGTTTTGGGGCCAACAAGGAGTGGCAAAAAATCCTGAAGCGGCAATAGAATGGTATGCAAAGGgtgcaacagaaacagaagatcCAGTGTTAATATATGATTATGCTATTGTGTTGTTTAAG GGCCAAGGtgtgaaaaagaacacaaaacttGCTTTAGAACtgatgaagaaagcagcagccaag GGCTTGCCCCAAGCAGTGAATGGACTGGGATGGTATTACCACAATTTTAGAAGAGACTACAGAAAAGCGGCCAAACACTGGTTAATTGCTGAAGAACTGGGAAATCCAGATGCATCCTACAATCTTGGTGTCCTCTATTTAGATGGGATTTACCCTGGAGTACCCGGTAGAAATCAA ACAGTAGCTGCGCAATATTTCTATAAAGCTGCTCAAGGAGGACATATAGAAGGGACTTTACGATGTTCTCTGTACTACATCACGGGAAATATGGAAGAATTCCCCAGAGATCCAGAAAAAGCTGTAAT CTGGGCGAAGCATATTGCAGAGAAGAATGGTTACTTAGGTCATGTCATTAGAAAAGCACTCAATGCTTATTTGGAACTTTCATG GCATGAAGCTTTGCTGCATTATGTTCTAGCAGCTGAAACTGGTATTGAAGTGTCACAGTCAAATTTAGCACACATCTGTGAAGAAAGACCA gatCTAGCAAGGAAATACCTAGCAATTGATTGTGTTTGGAGATACTACAATTTCTCTGTGTCTCAAATCAACGCACCCTCATTTG tttatTTGAAGATGGGAGATTTCTACTACTATGGTTACCAGAACCAATCTAAAGACCTTGAGCTGTCAGTGCGGATGTATGCACAAGCTGCATTAGAGGGAGATTCACAG gGTTTCTTTAATTTGGCCCTTCTCATAGAAGAGGGCAATTCCATACCTTCCTACATTCTGGATCACTTGGAAATTGATCAGGCATTGCATTCTGGTAATACTTCACTTCTTCAGGAACTTTATTACAG GTGCTGGAATCATAGTAACCAAGAATCAATTAGCCCATGCTCATTAGCATTGCTTTATTTCTACGTGAGAGTTTTCTGGAACAATATTTTACAGTCTACTTTG ATATATTTCATGGGAACCTTTCTTCTATCAATTCTGGTTGCATTTGCAGTACACTATTTTCAGACTCTATCTA CCAGTAATTCTCTTGGAACAAGATCAGAACCATCATCGGCTGAACCTTCTTCCTCAGGAAACAGCAATGAAGATACTACAAGAGCAGTGCAACAAGATGAATCCACTTTATCAAATGATTTAGCGCAGCAGGAGTTAAACCCTGAGAATCCTCTTGTTACCAGCTGA